TCTCTTCCTTGGCGTCATCAGCCATCTCCTTATGCTGTCTGGGTATCGGAAGTCATGTTGCAGCAAACACAAGTCTCCGTAGTTATTCCTTACTTTCATCGATGGATGCAGCGCTTTCCCTCTATAGCTTCCCTTGCTGAAGCAGACCTTGATGAGGTCATCAAATTATGGGAAGGCTTAGGATATTATTCTAGAGCAAGAAGCTTACATCAAGCTGCTCAATATGTTGTAACCCATCATCAGGGGCAACTGCCTTCTAATGAAGAGGAATTAAAAAAAATAAAAGGATTAGGCCCTTATACCGTGGGGGCCATCTTAAGTTTTGCTTTTCGCCAACGTGCTGCAGCTGTTGATGGCAATGTGATTCGCGTCTTATCCCGTTATTTTGAAATTAAAGAGGATTTTGCTAAAAATAAAGCCGTGAATAATTTACGTAAAATTGCTCTAGAAATCCTTCCTGAGGATGAGGCTTGGATTCAAAATGAAGCTCTCATTGAACTTGGGGCAACGGTATGTAAGAAAAAGCCTAAATGTATGGAATGTCCTTTAAGATCTAGCTGTAAGGGCTATAGAAATGGTACAGCTCAGCAATTACCCTTTAAATCCACCAAAGTGGAAACAAGCTATCTCTATCGTGCGGTCCCTATCATTATATTTGGAGATAAATTACTTGTCAAACGAGGACAGAAAGGTAAAATCATGTCTGATTTGCATGAATTTCCTTATTTTGAAACCTCTCCTTTGGGCTGGAGCTATCAGCGCCTTCAGGAAGAGATATTTTTGCAATGGTCTTTAGAAACTCAATATATAAAAGAGCTTCCGCAAGTTAATCACTCTTTTACAAGATATCAAGCTAGTTTAAAGCCCGTACTTTTTCAATCTTCGTATGAAAGGCCTATTAGGGATCATACCTGGCTCACTCATGAAACGCTGATGCAGCTGGCCTTTTCCTCAGGTCATCGTCGTATCTTCATGGACCTAAATTTGAAAGTATGACTTTAATGTTAATCAAGCGAGCTTTTAATCAATAAG
This sequence is a window from Neochlamydia sp. AcF84. Protein-coding genes within it:
- the mutY gene encoding A/G-specific adenine glycosylase, encoding MYSIDFKRLKEWFLSEKRSLPWRHQPSPYAVWVSEVMLQQTQVSVVIPYFHRWMQRFPSIASLAEADLDEVIKLWEGLGYYSRARSLHQAAQYVVTHHQGQLPSNEEELKKIKGLGPYTVGAILSFAFRQRAAAVDGNVIRVLSRYFEIKEDFAKNKAVNNLRKIALEILPEDEAWIQNEALIELGATVCKKKPKCMECPLRSSCKGYRNGTAQQLPFKSTKVETSYLYRAVPIIIFGDKLLVKRGQKGKIMSDLHEFPYFETSPLGWSYQRLQEEIFLQWSLETQYIKELPQVNHSFTRYQASLKPVLFQSSYERPIRDHTWLTHETLMQLAFSSGHRRIFMDLNLKV